A genomic segment from Polyangium mundeleinium encodes:
- a CDS encoding TlyA family RNA methyltransferase, whose translation MTRSPARVRADALLVTLGLAETRAQAQALIMAGKVTCSDVRVDKPGALVAPDAPLRVAAPPRFVSRGGDKLDHALTSFAEKGLDVAGRRCLDVGASTGGFTDCLLQRGAALVVAVDVGYGQLAEKLRADPRVDVRERVNARDLGRSDLPVGVDLVVVDASFIGIGKLIGAIAALLDPGADLVALVKPQFEAGREAASRGRGVIRDEDTRQAAIAAARRAVEEGGFEVVAEVDSAVHGPKGNVERFVWARRRAG comes from the coding sequence ATGACCCGCTCGCCCGCCCGCGTTCGCGCCGATGCCCTCCTCGTCACCCTCGGCCTCGCCGAGACCCGCGCGCAAGCGCAGGCCCTCATCATGGCCGGCAAGGTCACGTGCAGCGACGTGCGCGTGGACAAACCCGGCGCGCTCGTTGCGCCCGATGCGCCTCTCCGCGTCGCCGCGCCGCCGCGCTTCGTCTCCCGCGGCGGTGACAAGCTCGACCACGCGCTCACGTCCTTCGCCGAAAAGGGCCTCGACGTCGCCGGCCGTCGCTGCCTCGACGTCGGCGCCTCCACGGGCGGCTTCACCGATTGCCTGCTCCAGCGCGGCGCCGCGCTCGTCGTGGCCGTCGACGTCGGCTACGGCCAGCTCGCCGAGAAGCTCCGCGCAGACCCGCGCGTCGACGTCCGCGAGCGGGTGAACGCGCGCGACCTTGGCCGCAGCGATCTTCCCGTGGGCGTCGACCTCGTCGTCGTCGACGCCTCGTTCATCGGCATCGGCAAGCTCATCGGCGCGATCGCGGCCTTGCTCGATCCGGGCGCGGACCTCGTCGCGCTCGTCAAGCCGCAGTTCGAGGCGGGTCGGGAGGCTGCCTCGCGGGGACGGGGCGTCATCCGGGATGAGGACACGCGGCAGGCCGCGATCGCCGCGGCGCGTCGGGCCGTCGAGGAAGGCGGGTTCGAGGTCGTGGCCGAGGTCGACAGCGCGGTTCACGGGCCCAAAGGCAACGTGGAGCGGTTCGTCTGGGCGCGCCGCCGCGCCG
- a CDS encoding ABC transporter substrate-binding protein encodes MKRRSFTLALAALAFSACSRGTGKDKPLRVVSLSPSTTETMFAIGAGGLLVGRSRYCDAPKEAEALPVVGGYADPNVEAIVALAPTLVVGARGPAGPALEEGLRAHGIDTFFPETESLDGITSMIVELGRRVGHEAEAKRIAQGIEEKRNTLAALVAGKPKKRVLFVFDVSPIVVAGPGSFPDELVRLAGGENVITRGGAYPTIGLEHLLALDPDVLLDGASDMRATKTLRERVENTPGWRELRAVQKGQIRVVGSDVLRPGPRIGDGLFAVARAIHGEDLAKAP; translated from the coding sequence GTGAAGCGACGCTCGTTCACCCTCGCGCTCGCCGCGCTCGCCTTCTCCGCGTGCTCGCGGGGCACCGGCAAGGACAAACCGCTTCGTGTCGTCTCGCTCTCGCCGAGCACGACGGAGACGATGTTCGCGATCGGCGCCGGAGGCCTGCTCGTCGGGCGCTCCCGGTACTGCGACGCTCCGAAGGAGGCCGAGGCGCTGCCCGTCGTCGGCGGGTACGCCGATCCAAACGTCGAGGCGATCGTCGCGCTCGCGCCCACGCTCGTCGTCGGCGCGCGTGGCCCCGCCGGGCCCGCGCTCGAAGAGGGGCTGCGCGCCCACGGCATCGACACGTTTTTCCCCGAGACCGAGTCCCTCGACGGCATCACGAGCATGATCGTCGAGCTCGGTCGCCGCGTGGGCCACGAGGCCGAGGCGAAGCGGATCGCGCAGGGCATCGAGGAGAAACGGAACACGCTCGCCGCGCTCGTCGCGGGAAAACCTAAAAAACGCGTGCTCTTCGTGTTCGACGTGTCGCCGATCGTCGTCGCCGGTCCGGGCAGTTTTCCCGATGAGCTCGTGCGCCTCGCGGGCGGCGAGAACGTCATCACCCGCGGCGGCGCGTACCCGACGATCGGCCTCGAGCACCTGCTCGCGCTCGATCCCGACGTCCTGCTCGACGGCGCCTCCGACATGCGCGCCACGAAGACGCTCCGCGAGCGCGTGGAGAACACGCCCGGCTGGCGTGAGCTCCGCGCCGTCCAGAAAGGCCAGATCCGCGTCGTCGGCTCGGACGTCTTGCGCCCCGGCCCCCGCATCGGTGATGGACTCTTCGCCGTCGCCCGCGCCATCCACGGCGAGGACCTCGCGAAAGCCCCATGA
- a CDS encoding S1 family peptidase: protein MVSCPPRARFALFLGVFALVAGCGDVSQPAPEGAVAEAELDISGGYPDDKDTAVVGIYATNLGGICTGSLLAPNLVLTARHCVSEINNNQGTVECGVTKFSPPAAPSSYLVTTGPELSQNPSEYRATKEVVLLPAGDDFCGQDQAILILAENIPEAEAKPLVPRLDEPLVTGEKYSAIGFGATDGAGNGAGARRRRDDLTITCVTEECPQGQVKTTEWMGNAGVCQGDSGGPAIDLKNRVIGVTSRGGFNCSTPIYGYVKAWDQWIKDTAIKAAEMGGYPVPAWANGASTDPDYTYTPGDACNEPSDCASGRCVNDGKEQYCTRLCNEKAPCPDGWYCDADSNGQGVCFKGEGSSGAGWGEEETPGPDLSNDSSCSVNADPTKPVPWRGGIFALALVALGLRRRTR from the coding sequence ATGGTCTCGTGTCCGCCCCGCGCTCGTTTTGCCCTGTTCCTCGGCGTTTTCGCGCTCGTCGCCGGCTGCGGTGACGTGTCGCAACCGGCGCCCGAGGGCGCCGTTGCCGAGGCGGAGCTCGACATCAGCGGCGGCTATCCGGACGACAAAGACACCGCGGTCGTCGGGATTTACGCGACGAACCTCGGCGGCATCTGCACCGGCTCGCTCCTCGCGCCGAACCTCGTGCTCACGGCGCGCCACTGTGTCTCGGAGATCAACAACAACCAAGGCACCGTCGAGTGCGGTGTGACCAAGTTCTCTCCGCCCGCCGCGCCGAGCAGCTACCTCGTCACGACCGGGCCCGAGCTCTCGCAAAACCCCTCGGAGTACCGGGCCACCAAGGAAGTCGTGCTCCTGCCCGCCGGTGACGATTTCTGCGGCCAGGATCAGGCGATCCTGATCCTCGCGGAGAACATCCCCGAGGCGGAAGCGAAGCCCCTCGTGCCGCGCCTCGACGAGCCGCTTGTCACGGGCGAGAAGTACTCCGCGATCGGGTTCGGCGCGACGGACGGCGCGGGCAACGGCGCGGGCGCGCGTCGCCGCCGTGACGACCTCACCATCACCTGCGTCACCGAGGAGTGCCCGCAGGGGCAGGTCAAAACGACCGAGTGGATGGGCAACGCCGGCGTCTGCCAGGGGGACTCCGGTGGGCCTGCGATCGACCTGAAGAACCGCGTCATCGGCGTGACCTCGCGCGGCGGCTTCAACTGCTCGACTCCGATCTACGGCTACGTGAAGGCCTGGGATCAGTGGATCAAGGACACGGCGATCAAGGCCGCGGAGATGGGCGGTTATCCCGTGCCCGCGTGGGCGAACGGCGCGTCGACGGACCCCGACTACACGTACACGCCCGGCGACGCCTGCAATGAGCCCTCGGACTGCGCCTCGGGCCGCTGCGTGAACGACGGCAAGGAGCAGTACTGCACGCGCCTCTGCAACGAGAAGGCGCCCTGCCCCGACGGCTGGTACTGCGATGCCGACAGCAACGGCCAGGGCGTCTGCTTCAAGGGCGAAGGTTCGTCGGGCGCCGGCTGGGGCGAGGAAGAAACGCCCGGTCCCGACCTCTCGAACGACAGCTCCTGCAGCGTGAACGCCGATCCGACGAAGCCCGTGCCCTGGCGCGGCGGCATCTTCGCGCTCGCGCTCGTCGCGCTCGGTCTGCGGCGCCGCACGCGGTGA
- a CDS encoding DNA internalization-related competence protein ComEC/Rec2, with protein MTDKLLLTALALAAGSALARAPLPAALAAVVSLFLLRRHLERWALVVLALVLALGALRARAAIDEAAALHARVTEALGPPGRCEGEAIVLRSPVVQRGEPAPPGEERGEARIEVELFQGACERGPLEGPLRARLHGAPEDLARGDRVRLVADLAPVHLFLNESLPDPRPSIARSGVAASGGLVDLERVSRGQGIPAWIDRARAHVRRRIEATFHPEAEPLARALVLGETDLHEADNEAFRRSGLSHLLAVSGTHLVLAVAGLAAAARALLLRVTPLSARLDVGRISAALAIPTSWLYADFAGGSGSALRAAGMLSVVMLVRALGRRPSGVRAFGGSLLLAAILDPLVGSDPSFVLSAAATAGLLGLDRPIAHHLVRGPALVRAVLRPIATTLAAMVGCTPFLAMMTPSLSLLGILANLVAAPIGELAALPVCLLHATLAWAPPVERGAALLGSGALLAVRAVARVTSDLGGIVTFPPPTPSQLAAVAVTALAAILAKDALRRGAALALGFAALLVLEQGAAHAGSARGRLRVRTLDVGQGDSILIDLPDGKTMLIDGGGFMGSPVDTGTRVVLPVLRALRKERVDIVVLSHPHPDHFGGLVSTLPAIEVGELWDTGQGEDHGAGPTYASMLANLRHRKIPIRRPDTLCGKHVIGGATIEVLAPCPGFVPDESANDNSFVLRITYGQRSALLVGDAEAAAERSLVEKNPAALRADLLKLGHHGSRTSTTPTFLDAVRPSVALVCSGVRNRYGHPDPGVLASLRARAITIARTDRGGDVVWETDGEAVHLARPSAR; from the coding sequence GTGACCGACAAGCTGCTGCTCACCGCGCTCGCGCTCGCCGCGGGTTCCGCCCTGGCACGCGCGCCGCTTCCCGCCGCACTCGCGGCCGTGGTCTCGCTCTTCCTCTTGCGCCGTCACCTCGAACGGTGGGCGCTCGTGGTCCTCGCGCTCGTCCTCGCCCTCGGCGCGCTGCGGGCCCGCGCGGCGATCGACGAAGCCGCGGCCCTGCACGCGCGCGTGACCGAGGCGCTCGGCCCTCCAGGCCGCTGCGAAGGGGAAGCTATCGTGCTGCGTTCGCCGGTGGTGCAGCGCGGCGAGCCCGCGCCTCCAGGAGAAGAACGCGGCGAGGCCCGCATCGAGGTGGAGCTCTTCCAGGGCGCCTGTGAACGTGGCCCGCTCGAAGGGCCGCTCCGCGCGAGGCTTCACGGCGCACCCGAGGATCTCGCGCGTGGCGATCGCGTGCGTCTCGTCGCGGACCTCGCCCCGGTCCATCTCTTCCTGAACGAGAGCCTGCCCGACCCGCGCCCCTCCATCGCGCGGAGCGGCGTCGCCGCGTCGGGTGGCCTCGTCGATCTCGAACGCGTCTCGCGCGGCCAGGGCATCCCCGCGTGGATCGATCGCGCCCGCGCCCACGTGCGCCGCCGCATCGAGGCGACGTTCCACCCCGAGGCCGAGCCGCTCGCGCGCGCCCTCGTCCTCGGCGAGACGGATCTCCACGAGGCCGACAACGAGGCCTTCCGCCGGAGCGGCCTGTCTCATCTGCTCGCGGTCTCCGGCACGCACCTCGTTCTCGCCGTCGCGGGCCTCGCGGCCGCCGCGCGCGCCTTGCTCCTGCGCGTCACGCCGCTCTCGGCGCGCCTCGACGTCGGCCGCATCTCCGCGGCGCTCGCGATCCCCACGTCGTGGCTTTATGCGGATTTCGCGGGCGGCAGCGGCTCGGCGTTGCGCGCCGCGGGCATGCTCTCCGTGGTGATGCTCGTGCGCGCGCTCGGCCGTCGCCCGAGCGGCGTGCGTGCCTTCGGCGGTTCGCTCCTGCTCGCGGCGATCCTCGATCCGCTCGTCGGCAGCGACCCGTCGTTCGTCCTGTCCGCGGCGGCGACGGCGGGGCTGCTCGGGCTCGATCGACCCATCGCGCACCACCTCGTGCGTGGCCCCGCGCTCGTGCGCGCCGTGTTGCGACCGATCGCCACGACGCTCGCCGCGATGGTCGGCTGCACGCCGTTCCTCGCGATGATGACGCCTTCCTTGTCGTTGCTCGGCATCCTCGCGAACCTCGTCGCCGCGCCGATCGGCGAGCTCGCGGCGCTGCCCGTTTGCCTCCTGCACGCCACGCTCGCGTGGGCGCCTCCGGTCGAGCGTGGCGCGGCCCTCCTCGGCTCGGGCGCGCTGCTCGCAGTGCGCGCGGTCGCCCGCGTGACGAGTGATCTCGGCGGGATCGTCACCTTCCCACCGCCCACGCCCTCCCAGCTCGCAGCCGTGGCCGTCACTGCGCTCGCCGCGATCCTCGCCAAGGACGCGCTTCGCCGCGGCGCTGCGCTCGCGCTCGGGTTTGCCGCGCTCCTCGTGCTGGAGCAGGGCGCCGCCCATGCGGGGAGCGCCCGAGGACGGCTCCGCGTCCGCACGCTCGACGTGGGCCAGGGCGATTCGATCCTCATCGACCTGCCCGACGGAAAAACCATGCTCATCGACGGCGGAGGCTTCATGGGGAGCCCTGTCGACACGGGGACACGTGTCGTGCTCCCCGTGCTGCGCGCGCTTCGCAAGGAGCGCGTCGACATCGTCGTCCTCTCGCACCCGCACCCGGATCACTTCGGCGGTCTCGTCTCCACGCTTCCCGCGATCGAGGTCGGCGAGCTGTGGGACACGGGCCAGGGCGAAGACCACGGCGCTGGGCCGACCTACGCTTCGATGCTCGCGAACCTACGTCACCGGAAGATCCCGATTCGCAGGCCCGACACGCTCTGCGGCAAACACGTGATCGGCGGCGCCACCATCGAAGTCCTCGCCCCCTGCCCCGGGTTCGTCCCCGACGAGAGCGCGAACGACAACTCCTTCGTTCTACGCATCACCTACGGCCAAAGGTCGGCGCTGCTCGTCGGTGATGCCGAGGCCGCGGCCGAACGCTCGCTCGTCGAAAAGAACCCGGCCGCCCTCCGCGCCGATCTCCTCAAGCTCGGCCACCACGGCAGCCGCACCTCCACGACGCCGACTTTCCTCGACGCCGTGCGCCCGAGCGTGGCCCTCGTCTGCTCCGGCGTGCGCAACCGCTACGGCCACCCCGACCCCGGCGTCCTCGCCTCGCTGCGCGCCCGCGCCATCACCATCGCCCGGACCGACCGGGGCGGCGACGTTGTTTGGGAGACCGACGGCGAGGCCGTACACCTCGCGCGCCCCTCCGCCCGCTGA
- a CDS encoding B12-binding domain-containing radical SAM protein yields MSRDVTVATIRRRLAEEVGRLDKHAPWRIALAYPSPYRTGMSSLGFLQIYKSIQNEPDMAADRAFLPDDEHGPRAVPLTYESRCPLSDYPVIAMSVAYELEVAGVIRLLEATGIAPLREERSFRDPFILAGGPLTNSNPLPLAAFADAIVMGEADTLAVDVLRILRDTPSREAALDALAKTPHVFVPARHGTSMPGIAQCDDDLLPAWAPIRTPDTELSNMFLIETERGCSRGCTYCVMRRSTNGGMRIVPKDKILGLIPEDARRIGLVGAAVSDHPKIVEIVRTLAERGCEVGLSSLRPDKLSDEFVGALKLAGYRTLTTAMDGTSERVRETLDRRARIRHLERAAEMARKHGMPRMKLYLMIGVPGEEDVDVDECVRFVTQLSQQIPIALGIAPFCPKRNTPLAHAPFAGIDVVNARLERLRRGLKGRADVRSTSAKWAWVEAVLAQGGEAEGRAVLDAVHAGGTFAAYKRAFEAFTPKKPKKSLTIVASA; encoded by the coding sequence ATGTCACGTGACGTCACCGTGGCGACCATCCGGCGGCGGCTCGCCGAGGAGGTCGGCCGCCTCGACAAACACGCGCCCTGGCGCATCGCGCTCGCCTACCCGTCGCCTTACCGCACGGGCATGAGCTCGCTCGGCTTCCTCCAGATCTACAAGTCGATCCAGAACGAGCCCGACATGGCCGCGGATCGCGCCTTCCTGCCCGACGACGAGCACGGGCCGCGCGCCGTCCCGCTCACGTACGAGTCGCGGTGCCCGCTCAGCGATTACCCGGTGATCGCCATGAGCGTCGCCTACGAGCTCGAGGTCGCGGGCGTCATCCGCCTGCTCGAAGCCACGGGGATCGCGCCGCTCCGCGAGGAACGTTCGTTTCGTGATCCCTTCATCCTCGCAGGCGGCCCGCTGACGAACTCGAACCCGCTGCCGCTCGCGGCCTTCGCCGACGCGATCGTCATGGGCGAAGCCGACACGCTCGCCGTCGACGTGCTTCGCATCCTGCGCGACACGCCCTCGCGCGAGGCCGCCCTCGACGCGCTCGCGAAGACCCCACACGTCTTCGTCCCCGCGCGCCACGGCACCTCCATGCCCGGCATCGCGCAGTGCGACGACGACCTTTTGCCCGCGTGGGCCCCGATCCGCACGCCCGACACCGAGCTCTCGAACATGTTCTTGATCGAGACCGAGCGCGGCTGCTCGCGCGGCTGCACCTACTGCGTGATGCGCCGCTCGACGAACGGCGGCATGCGCATCGTCCCCAAGGACAAGATCCTCGGCCTCATCCCCGAGGACGCGCGTCGTATCGGCCTCGTCGGCGCCGCCGTCAGCGATCACCCGAAGATCGTGGAGATCGTCCGCACCCTCGCCGAGCGCGGCTGCGAGGTCGGCCTCTCCAGCCTGCGCCCGGACAAGCTCTCGGACGAGTTCGTCGGCGCGCTCAAGCTGGCCGGCTACCGCACGCTCACCACCGCGATGGACGGCACGAGCGAGCGCGTGCGCGAGACGCTCGATCGGCGCGCGCGCATCCGCCACCTCGAGCGCGCGGCCGAAATGGCGCGCAAGCACGGCATGCCGCGCATGAAGCTCTACTTGATGATCGGCGTGCCCGGCGAGGAAGACGTGGACGTCGATGAGTGCGTCCGCTTCGTCACGCAGCTCTCCCAGCAAATCCCCATCGCGCTCGGCATCGCGCCCTTCTGCCCGAAGCGAAACACACCGCTCGCGCATGCGCCGTTCGCGGGCATCGACGTGGTGAACGCGCGTCTCGAACGGCTGCGCCGTGGCCTCAAGGGCCGGGCCGACGTGCGCTCGACGAGCGCGAAGTGGGCCTGGGTCGAGGCCGTGCTCGCGCAGGGCGGCGAGGCCGAGGGCCGCGCGGTGCTCGACGCCGTGCATGCCGGCGGCACCTTCGCCGCCTACAAGCGCGCGTTCGAGGCCTTCACCCCGAAGAAGCCGAAGAAGAGTCTCACCATCGTCGCCAGCGCATGA
- a CDS encoding glutaredoxin family protein, producing MKTITLYTRERCHLCDVAKEALEQVRSTEPFELLVVDLDHEAPAEKRAAYDWDVPVLELDGRKIMKHRVDEARLLRLIRASEA from the coding sequence ATGAAGACCATCACCCTGTACACACGGGAGCGATGTCACCTCTGCGACGTGGCCAAAGAGGCGCTCGAACAGGTGCGCAGCACGGAGCCCTTCGAGCTTCTGGTCGTGGACCTCGACCACGAGGCCCCGGCCGAAAAGCGCGCGGCCTACGATTGGGACGTGCCCGTCCTGGAGCTCGACGGCCGTAAAATCATGAAGCACCGCGTCGACGAGGCGCGGCTCCTGCGGTTGATCCGCGCATCCGAGGCGTGA
- a CDS encoding TlpA family protein disulfide reductase: protein MKSSTLLQIVFIVAAAIAVFGFVTAAKNDQVRASCTAMCGLSPAYAGRDRLAPDFELPDLDGKPVRLSSFRGKVVFLNFWTETCGPCKEEMPSLATLARVLHGRKDMVLLTVTIDEDRTKVRDLLRVLLDGDPPFPVLFDTDSKIVADRYGTKLFPETWLIDKNGIIRARFDGARDWSEASAIEIGEMLKKPSGAVLDFGCPVDFIQGVPRGKHASLCMDDS from the coding sequence ATGAAGTCGTCCACGCTCCTGCAGATCGTCTTCATCGTGGCCGCGGCCATCGCCGTCTTCGGCTTCGTCACGGCCGCGAAGAACGATCAGGTCCGCGCGAGCTGCACCGCGATGTGTGGCCTCAGCCCCGCGTACGCCGGCCGCGATCGTCTCGCGCCCGACTTCGAGCTGCCCGACCTCGACGGCAAACCCGTCCGGCTCTCGTCGTTCCGCGGCAAGGTCGTCTTCCTCAACTTCTGGACCGAGACGTGCGGCCCCTGCAAAGAGGAAATGCCCTCGCTCGCCACGCTCGCGCGCGTGCTGCACGGCCGCAAGGACATGGTCCTCCTGACCGTCACGATCGACGAGGACCGCACGAAGGTGCGTGACCTCCTGCGCGTGTTGCTCGACGGCGACCCGCCCTTCCCCGTGCTCTTCGACACGGACTCGAAGATCGTCGCCGACCGCTACGGCACGAAGCTCTTTCCGGAGACCTGGCTCATCGACAAGAACGGCATCATCCGCGCCCGCTTCGACGGCGCACGCGACTGGTCCGAGGCGAGCGCCATCGAGATCGGCGAGATGCTCAAGAAGCCCTCGGGCGCGGTCCTCGACTTCGGCTGCCCCGTCGACTTCATCCAGGGCGTGCCTCGCGGCAAACACGCGTCCCTGTGCATGGACGACTCCTGA
- a CDS encoding GbsR/MarR family transcriptional regulator — translation MTSRRPDGEPSAPDERVVAARQALLEGVGAEIAASFPGITRLGGQVVAALYLADSPRSMDELSMELGRSKSNIFANLRGLEAAGIIERRRESGARHDSYTLRGKYPDVIIGAYLARLRRVVQDKRALSRRALGLLGDAQGDEANALRKRLDDLSRKYDLFAELMDRYVPNTDGPVDLERLIALIPEPVLRALMTAVKAAFSVADTIATHHEEALRRANRKR, via the coding sequence ATGACTTCTCGCAGGCCAGACGGAGAACCGAGCGCCCCCGACGAACGCGTCGTCGCCGCGCGCCAAGCGCTGCTCGAAGGCGTCGGCGCGGAGATCGCCGCCTCGTTCCCCGGCATCACGCGGCTCGGCGGGCAGGTCGTCGCCGCGCTCTACCTCGCCGACAGCCCGCGCTCGATGGACGAGCTCTCGATGGAGCTCGGCCGATCGAAGAGCAACATCTTCGCGAACCTGCGCGGCCTCGAAGCGGCGGGCATCATCGAGCGCCGACGCGAGTCCGGCGCGCGGCACGACTCGTACACGCTGCGAGGCAAGTACCCCGACGTGATCATCGGCGCCTACCTCGCGCGCCTGCGCCGCGTCGTGCAGGACAAACGCGCCCTCTCGCGCCGCGCCCTCGGCCTGCTCGGCGACGCGCAGGGCGACGAGGCGAACGCGCTCCGCAAGCGGCTCGACGACCTCTCGCGCAAATACGATCTCTTCGCCGAGCTGATGGACCGCTACGTCCCGAACACGGACGGCCCGGTGGACCTCGAACGGCTCATCGCCCTGATCCCCGAGCCCGTCCTGCGCGCGCTCATGACGGCCGTGAAGGCCGCGTTCTCCGTGGCCGACACGATCGCCACGCACCACGAAGAAGCGCTCCGTCGCGCGAACCGCAAGCGCTGA
- a CDS encoding FHA domain-containing protein, whose amino-acid sequence MTVCARGSSLQIGREGGDLNFPGDLYMSGSHCRIEESSGRFSLTDLNSRNGTYVRIKSERELGHGDYLFIGRKLLRVELNTN is encoded by the coding sequence ATGACGGTGTGCGCGCGTGGTTCGTCGCTGCAGATCGGGCGCGAAGGCGGCGATCTGAACTTCCCGGGCGACCTCTACATGTCGGGCTCGCACTGCCGGATCGAGGAGAGCAGCGGGCGCTTCTCGCTGACCGATCTGAACAGCCGCAACGGCACGTACGTGCGCATCAAGAGCGAGCGCGAGCTCGGGCACGGCGACTACCTCTTCATCGGCCGCAAGCTCTTGCGCGTCGAGCTCAACACGAACTAG
- a CDS encoding FHA domain-containing protein, giving the protein MGNEQHEIGIVCGQCDTWSSMGATSCTACDNDLALFGSRQSVLPTPLPPAPVRPAVSARPATTPAPPLHRPATPLPAAATSVGPRRAPAAGAVPAQKTPARSEFADLSQEELMEQARNYVCRSCSSGVPSGHKFCGRCGTAVPLEIMNAQTLFFGDMQNPAKAKLILIRGEGMDGLSFHLKAEQHIVGRNGQLVFPDDPFVSPKHANFFYRDGKLVVRDEGSLNGVYIRVRGTVDIVPSDTFLAGEQLFRLDSSPSPPTGRTRTARIFIRRRSIRAPSGSRRSSKAARSA; this is encoded by the coding sequence TTGGGCAACGAGCAGCACGAGATAGGCATCGTTTGCGGTCAGTGCGACACGTGGAGCTCCATGGGCGCCACGAGCTGCACGGCGTGCGACAACGATCTGGCCCTGTTCGGGAGCCGGCAATCCGTCCTGCCGACGCCGCTGCCGCCGGCGCCCGTGCGTCCGGCCGTTTCGGCCCGTCCCGCGACGACGCCAGCGCCGCCGCTGCATCGCCCCGCGACGCCGCTGCCCGCCGCGGCGACCTCCGTGGGACCTCGCCGCGCCCCCGCGGCGGGCGCCGTTCCCGCGCAGAAAACACCAGCACGAAGCGAGTTCGCGGACCTATCGCAGGAGGAGCTCATGGAGCAAGCCCGTAACTACGTCTGCCGTTCCTGTTCGAGCGGCGTCCCCTCGGGCCACAAGTTCTGCGGGAGGTGCGGGACTGCGGTTCCGCTCGAGATCATGAACGCGCAGACGCTCTTCTTCGGGGACATGCAGAACCCGGCGAAGGCGAAGCTCATCCTGATCCGCGGCGAAGGCATGGACGGCCTGAGCTTCCACCTGAAGGCCGAGCAGCACATCGTCGGCCGAAACGGTCAGCTCGTCTTCCCCGACGATCCGTTCGTCTCTCCGAAACACGCGAACTTCTTCTACCGAGACGGCAAGCTCGTCGTGCGCGACGAGGGCTCGCTGAACGGCGTCTACATCCGCGTGCGCGGCACCGTCGACATCGTCCCGAGCGACACGTTCCTCGCCGGCGAGCAGCTCTTCCGCCTCGATTCGAGCCCAAGCCCTCCGACGGGCAGGACCCGGACGGCACGTATTTTTATTCGTCGCCGAAGCATCCGAGCCCCTTCCGGCTCACGCAGATCCTCCAAGGCGGCGCGGTCGGCATGA
- the lepB gene encoding signal peptidase I: MQKFGKALGYTVLALVVVFGLLRVLLFKTWAVPTTLRLSASVAPTLDGGDFVLLLTRGTPGFGDLVRCKDPEDPTQYVVGRIIGVEGDSIEITARSVLVNGKRYNPVQACPTRKYQTLHPNTEAEVELECGVVEMGGGWHYRGQTKSKTSPSTFKAEVGEGMVYLLSDNIDLYDDSREFGTLERATCKERVVFRFVGKNGWGDEDARMMVIR, translated from the coding sequence ATGCAGAAATTCGGCAAAGCGCTCGGCTACACCGTCCTCGCCCTCGTGGTGGTCTTCGGGCTCCTCCGGGTGCTGCTCTTCAAGACCTGGGCCGTGCCGACGACGCTCCGTCTCTCGGCGTCGGTCGCGCCCACGCTCGACGGTGGGGACTTCGTGCTCCTCTTGACCCGAGGCACGCCGGGCTTCGGGGATCTCGTCCGCTGCAAGGATCCCGAGGATCCGACCCAGTACGTGGTCGGCCGCATCATCGGCGTCGAGGGCGACTCCATCGAGATCACCGCGCGGAGCGTGCTCGTCAACGGGAAGCGCTACAACCCCGTCCAGGCGTGCCCGACGCGCAAGTACCAAACGCTGCACCCCAACACCGAGGCCGAGGTCGAGCTCGAGTGTGGCGTCGTGGAGATGGGCGGGGGGTGGCATTACCGCGGGCAGACGAAGTCCAAGACGAGCCCCTCGACCTTCAAGGCGGAGGTGGGCGAGGGCATGGTCTATCTGCTCAGCGACAACATCGACCTCTACGACGATTCTCGCGAGTTCGGTACGCTGGAGCGCGCCACGTGCAAGGAGCGCGTGGTCTTCCGGTTCGTCGGCAAGAACGGCTGGGGCGACGAGGATGCCCGGATGATGGTGATCCGATGA